The following nucleotide sequence is from Streptomyces brevispora.
CGACTCCTCGTATGAAGAGCTGGGCATCATCGTCGCGGACGACACGCCGCACATGGAACAGGCGGCGCGCGTGGTCGGCGTCGACCTGGGCAAGGTCAACCGACGGGTGAAGCGCCTGGCGCTCGCCCAGTCCCACGACATCACCGCCTCCGTCACCCGTGCGGGTGCGCGGGTGATGCGCGGACGCGGCCGTCTGGAGGGACTCCAGGCCGCCGACGGTTCCCGCCAGGTCGTGGTGACCGCTGCCGACGGCACGGAGGAGACGCTCCTGGCCGACGCCGTGCTGATCGCGACCGGCGGCCACCCCCGGGAGATCCCGGACGCGCTCCCCGACGGTGAGCGGATCCTGAACTGGACCCAGGTCTACGACCTCGACGAGCTCCCCGATGAGCTCATCGTGGTCGGCTCGGGTGTCACGGGTGCGGAGTTCGCCGGCGCCTACCAGGCCCTCGGCTCCCGCGTCACCCTCGTCTCGTCCCGGGACCGGGTGCTGCCGGGCGAGGACCCGGACGCGGCCGCCGTCCTGGAGGACGTCTTCCGGCGCCGCGGCATGAACGTGATGGCCCGCTCCCGCGCCCAGTCCGCCAAGCGCGTCGGAGACCGCGTCGAGGTCACCCTCGCCGACGGCCGGGTCATCTCCGGCTCGCACTGCCTGATGGCGGTCGGCGCGATCCCGAACAGCGCGGGCATGGGCCTGGAGGAGGCCGGGGTCCGGCTCAAGGACTCGGGCCACATCTGGACCGACAAGGTCTCCCGCACCAGCGCCCCGGGTGTCTACGCGGCCGGTGACGTCACCGGGATCTTCGCGCTGGCCTCGGTCGCCGCGATGCAGGGCCGGATCGCGATGTACCACTTCCTCGGCGACGCGGTGACGCCGCTGAACCTGAAGACGGTCTCCTCGAACGTCTTCACCGACCCGGAGATCGCCACGGTCGGCTACAGCCAGTCCGACGTCGACAGTGGCAAGATCGACGCCCGCGTCGTCAAGCTGCCGCTGCTGCGCAACCCGCGCGCCAAGATGCAGGGCATCCGGGACGGTTTCGTCAAGATACTGTGCCGGCCCGGCACCGGCATCGTGGTCGGCGGCTGTGTCGTCGCACCGCGGGCGAGCGAGCTGATCCACCCCATCTCGATCGCGGTCGACAACAATCTGACGGTGGAACAGATCGCAAACGCCTTCACTGTGTATCCGTCCCTGTCGGGATCGATCGCGGAAGTGGCCCGTCAGTTGCACACCCGTAAGCAGGCGGGCGAGGCGTAGAACGTCTCCGGGAGCCCCGCATTCCCCGGTAACTCCCGGCAACTCGGGCGGGCCGACGGCCGTCCGCGATCAGTAGGGAACAACAACGGGGCCGCCTATACCACTTGGCGGCCCCTTGTATGTACAACTTCTGTTATTCGGCGCAAACTGCTGAAAACTCTCGGGCAGTCACGTTACTGTCAGTTTCGTGTTCGCTGCAGAACGTCGTCAGTTGATCCTCGAAATGGTGCGTGCCAACGGGGCGGTATCGCTCCGTGAGCTCGCCCGCGTCGTCCAGACCTCCGAAGTGACCGTACGGCGGGACGTGCGGGCACTGGAGGCAGAAGGACTCCTCGACCGCCGGCACGGCGGTGCGGTCTTGCCGGGCGGTTTTACGCGGGAGTCCGGCTTTCCGCAGAAATCCCATCTCGCCACCGCGGAGAAGACGGCCATCGCCGATCTGGCCGCCGGTCTCGTCGAAGAGGGCGAGGCCATCGTGGTCGGCGCCGGTACGACCACGCAGGAGCTGGCCCGCCGGCTCGCGAGGGTCCCCGGTCTGACCGTGGTCACCAATTCGCTGCTGGTCGCCCAGGCGTTGGCCCATGCCAACCGGGTGGAAGTGGTGATGACCGGGGGCACCCTGCGCGGTTCCAACTACGCCCTGGTGGGCAGTGGGGCCGAGCAGTCCCTCCAGGGGCTGCGGGTCTCGCGCGCCTTCCTGTCCGGGAGCGGGCTCACCGCCGAACGCGGCCTCTCCACGTCCAACATGCTCTCCGCGAGCGTGGACCGGGCGCTGGTGCAGGCGGCGGGTGAGGTGGTGGTCCTGGCGGACCACACCAAGCTCGGCACCGACACCATGTTCCAGACCGTGCCGACGGACCTCATCACCCGTCTGGTGACGGACGAACCGGCCGCGCACGACGACCGTGCCGCGGCGGAGCTGCAGGCCCTGGCGGACCAAGGCGTGCAGATCGCGGTGGCCGGCGCCGGAGGTGCCCCGGCTCCGGCCGGCTCCGCGCCGCCCGGCCGGACCAACCGCCGCGACATGCCCCTGCCGGGGCAGCGGCGGACGCACAGCGGCGGGCCGCAGCAGTTGCGCGGTACGGCGCCGGTGCTGGCGGAGCAGGGGCAGGGGGACCGGGCACGGGTGGCGGACCTGCGCCGCCGGTGATGATCCGGCCTCGCCGGCGTTCGAGGCGCGGAGCCCCGGGGGCGGGCGTCAGCCCGTCGCCCGCAACCCCTGCAACGTCAGCGTCAGCAGCCGCCCCGCCAGTTCCGGATCGCCCGGCGACTGCTCCGCGGCCAGCGCGATCGCGTTCGTGAGCTGCATCAGGTCGTCGATGGACACATCGGCCCGCACCGCCCCGCCCGCCTGCGCACGGGCCAGCAGCACCGAACCCGCCTCGCGCAGCGGCACATTGCACCGGGACAGCGCCGAAGTCTCGTCCCGGCACGTCGACATGAGCGCCTGGGCCAGCCCCCGGTACTCACCCGCATGAGTGATGATCGCGCCCAGCCACTCCACCAGCCCGTCGCACGGCCGCTCCGTCCCGGCCAGTTCGCGGGAGCGGGCGATCAGGTCGGCCACCGCCTCCTGGAAGACGGCGCTCATCAGCGCGTGCCGGGTCGGGAAGTGCCGGTACAGCGTGCCGATCCCCACCCCCGCACATCGCGCGACATCCTCCAGGGACGCCGTCGTGCCGTGTTCCGCGAAGGCGGTACGGGCCTCGGTCAGCAGCCGGTCGTAATTGCGGCGCGCGTCGGCACGCATGGGCCGGGCCGGTGTCCCCGCCGTGCTCGTCGCCATCACGCAGTCCTCCCTGAATCCGCCGCAGGTGTCCAGGATGCCATCGCCCGTCCGGCGCAGTACGCCGGAGGCGGTGTCACGGCGCCCCATGACCGGCGCCCCCGTCACGTCGTACGACATGACAGGGGCGCCGGCGGAACGGGTGGAGCGGGGGTCAGTCCTTGATCTCGCAGATGACGGCACCGGACGAGACCGAGCTGCCGACCTCGGCGGCGAGGCCCTTGACCGTGCCGGCGCGGTGCGCGTTGAGCGGCTGCTCCATCTTCATGGCCTCGAGGACGACGATCAGATCGCCCTCCTTGACCTCCTGGCCCTCCTCCACCGCGATCTTCACGATCGTGCCCTGCATCGGGGAGGCGAGGGTGTCGCCGGAGGCCGCCGAGCCGGACTTCTTCGCCGCGCGGCGCTTGGGCCTGGCGCCCGCGGCGAGTCCGGTACGGGCCAGGCTCATACCGAGCGACGAGGGCAGCGAGACCTCGAGGCGCTTGCCGCCGACCTCGACGACCACGGTCTCGCGGCCGGACTCCTCGTCCGCCTCCGCGGCGGCCGGGGTGGCGAACGCCGGGATCTCGTTGACGAACTCCGTCTCGATCCAGCGGGTGTGGATCCGGAACGGGTCGGAGGTGAACGCCGGGTCGGCGACGACCGCGCGGTGGAACGGGATGGCGGTGGCCATGCCCTCCACGTTGAACTCGGCCAGCGCACGGGCCGCGCGCTGGAGCGCCTGCTCACGCGTCGCACCGGTCACGATCAGCTTCGCCAGCAGCGAGTCCCAGGCGGGGCCGATGACCGAGCCGGACTCGACGCCCGCGTCGAGGCGGACACCGGGACCGCTCGGCGGGGCGAACACGGTGACGGTGCCGGGGGCGGGCAGGAAGCCCCGGCCCGGGTCCTCGCCGTTGATCCGGAACTCGAAGGAGTGACCGCGCACGGCCGGGTCGCCGTAGCCCAGCTCCTCGCCGTCGGCGATGCGGAACATCTCGCGCACGAGGTCGAGACCGGTGACCTCCTCGGTGACCGGGTGCTCGACCTGGAGGCGGGTGTTGACCTCCAGGAAGGAGATCGTGCCGTCCGTGCCGACGAGGAACTCGACCGTGCCGGCGCCGACGTAGCCGGCCTCCTTCAGGATCGCCTTCGACGCCGCGTACAGCTCGGCGTTCTGCGCCTCGGACAGGAACGGCGCGGGGGCCTCCTCGACCAGCTTCTGGTGCCGGCGCTGGAGCGAGCAGTCACGGGTGGAGACGACGACCACGTTGCCGTGGGAGTCGGCCAGGCACTGGGTCTCCACGTGCCGCGGCTTGTCGAGGTAGCGCTCCACGAAGCACTCCCCGCGCCCGAACGCGGCGACGGCCTCACGGACCGCGGAGTCGTACAGCTCCGGGATCTCCTCCAGCGTGCGGGCGACCTTCAGCCCGCGCCCGCCACCACCGAAGGCGGCCTTGATCGCGACCGGCAGCCCGTGCTGCTCGGCGAAGGCGACGACCTCGGCGGAACCCCCGACCGGGTCCGGGGTACCGGCGACCAGCGGCGCACCGGCGCGCTGGGCGATGTGACGGGCGGCGACCTTGTCACCGAGGTCCCGGATCGCCTGCGGCGGCGGACCGATCCACGTCAGACCGGCGTCCAGCACGGCCTGGGCGAACTCGGCGTTCTCCGAGAGGAATCCGTAACCGGGGTGGATCGCGTCCGCCCCGGAGTCCTTGGCAGCCTGGAGCACCTTGGCCATGTCCAGGTAACTGGCGGCCGGGGTGTCACCGCCCAGAGCGAATGCCTCGTCGGCCGCACGCACATGCAGAGCGTCGCGGTCCGGGTCTGCGTAGACGGCCACGCTCCCGATTCCCGCGTCCCGGCAAGCTCGGGCAACACGGACAGCAATTTCGCCACGGTTGGCGATGAGCACCTTGCGCACGATGGCTCCCTCCTTGAAACAAGCTGAGTTTAGGGACTACCGACACGGTCCTACGACCCGTCCCCAATGGTGAGCTTGCCCACACGGAGTGTGATTCGAGGCTTGCTCGAGTCGCGAAATCCCTTGTGGCACCACGGTACGCCGGGAACCATGACCGAACAGTAGCCACGAGGTGTGGTCCAGGTCTCTATCGATACGGGCAGCGAGGCCCGGTGTTTCTTTGTCTGATTCCTACTAACGGCTGCGCGATTCTTTGCCCGACGAACGGCAGCGGGTGCGGCAGGCCCGTCACGGGGCGGGTCGGGGCGCGAAGGTTGCCCAACCTCTTGTACGAAGGTTTACCGCTGAGTAGGGTCCGCGCTATCGCACGTACTGCAGGTAACAGGGGGTGAGCGCGTGACGCGCAGGCCGGTGGCTTTCACGGCCGCGATCGTGCTGTTCGCGGAGGCCGTGGGCATCGTGATCATCAACGGCGTCATGGCGACGTTCGTCAAGAACCAGGACATGTCCCTGGCGGGGATGGATCCCGGCGTCATGGCCAACGGCACCTGGGCGATGGGCGGAGTCTCCGGGCTGCTCCTGCTGCTGTGCGGTGTGCTGCTCCTGCTGACCGGCATCCGTGACCGGGCCCCGGGCCGGATCGCCCGGACCGTCCTCATCTGCTGCGCCGTCGTCCACGGGGTGCTGGGCGCGTTGACGGTGGGGCTGATCGGCTGGAACGCGTTCGCGTTCATGATGGTGGTGCTCGGCCTGATCGTGCTGACGCTGGTGATGTACGGCGCCGACCACGAGGAGCCGGCCGCCGGTGCCGCTGACGAGAAGCCGACGGCCCCGGCCCCGGCCTGACCG
It contains:
- a CDS encoding NAD(P)H-quinone dehydrogenase; translated protein: MTRIVIIGGGPGGYEAALVGAQLGAEVTVVDCDGLGGASVLTDCVPSKTLIATAEVMTTFDSSYEELGIIVADDTPHMEQAARVVGVDLGKVNRRVKRLALAQSHDITASVTRAGARVMRGRGRLEGLQAADGSRQVVVTAADGTEETLLADAVLIATGGHPREIPDALPDGERILNWTQVYDLDELPDELIVVGSGVTGAEFAGAYQALGSRVTLVSSRDRVLPGEDPDAAAVLEDVFRRRGMNVMARSRAQSAKRVGDRVEVTLADGRVISGSHCLMAVGAIPNSAGMGLEEAGVRLKDSGHIWTDKVSRTSAPGVYAAGDVTGIFALASVAAMQGRIAMYHFLGDAVTPLNLKTVSSNVFTDPEIATVGYSQSDVDSGKIDARVVKLPLLRNPRAKMQGIRDGFVKILCRPGTGIVVGGCVVAPRASELIHPISIAVDNNLTVEQIANAFTVYPSLSGSIAEVARQLHTRKQAGEA
- a CDS encoding DeoR/GlpR family DNA-binding transcription regulator yields the protein MFAAERRQLILEMVRANGAVSLRELARVVQTSEVTVRRDVRALEAEGLLDRRHGGAVLPGGFTRESGFPQKSHLATAEKTAIADLAAGLVEEGEAIVVGAGTTTQELARRLARVPGLTVVTNSLLVAQALAHANRVEVVMTGGTLRGSNYALVGSGAEQSLQGLRVSRAFLSGSGLTAERGLSTSNMLSASVDRALVQAAGEVVVLADHTKLGTDTMFQTVPTDLITRLVTDEPAAHDDRAAAELQALADQGVQIAVAGAGGAPAPAGSAPPGRTNRRDMPLPGQRRTHSGGPQQLRGTAPVLAEQGQGDRARVADLRRR
- a CDS encoding TetR/AcrR family transcriptional regulator, whose protein sequence is MATSTAGTPARPMRADARRNYDRLLTEARTAFAEHGTTASLEDVARCAGVGIGTLYRHFPTRHALMSAVFQEAVADLIARSRELAGTERPCDGLVEWLGAIITHAGEYRGLAQALMSTCRDETSALSRCNVPLREAGSVLLARAQAGGAVRADVSIDDLMQLTNAIALAAEQSPGDPELAGRLLTLTLQGLRATG
- a CDS encoding biotin carboxylase N-terminal domain-containing protein yields the protein MRKVLIANRGEIAVRVARACRDAGIGSVAVYADPDRDALHVRAADEAFALGGDTPAASYLDMAKVLQAAKDSGADAIHPGYGFLSENAEFAQAVLDAGLTWIGPPPQAIRDLGDKVAARHIAQRAGAPLVAGTPDPVGGSAEVVAFAEQHGLPVAIKAAFGGGGRGLKVARTLEEIPELYDSAVREAVAAFGRGECFVERYLDKPRHVETQCLADSHGNVVVVSTRDCSLQRRHQKLVEEAPAPFLSEAQNAELYAASKAILKEAGYVGAGTVEFLVGTDGTISFLEVNTRLQVEHPVTEEVTGLDLVREMFRIADGEELGYGDPAVRGHSFEFRINGEDPGRGFLPAPGTVTVFAPPSGPGVRLDAGVESGSVIGPAWDSLLAKLIVTGATREQALQRAARALAEFNVEGMATAIPFHRAVVADPAFTSDPFRIHTRWIETEFVNEIPAFATPAAAEADEESGRETVVVEVGGKRLEVSLPSSLGMSLARTGLAAGARPKRRAAKKSGSAASGDTLASPMQGTIVKIAVEEGQEVKEGDLIVVLEAMKMEQPLNAHRAGTVKGLAAEVGSSVSSGAVICEIKD